TGAGATTCTTCACGGGTGTAGAAACGGATCTTTTTTGCTGCGTTCAAGATACCTGTGCCGCGAAGGCGCTTTGAAAAACGTCGAACGAGGCTAATGTTCGTTTCGTTTTGGTTTTTGGTTACTTCGGCATTCACGGTCATATGTTGAGACACTATATACAATCTGAGGTAGTTTGGCAACCCCCAATAGTGTTGCGGCCTCTCTTTGGGAAGCCGTTAGCCGCCTTCGGCGGGCTAGCACTAGTCAGGGTAGGGCCCGGCTATTCCCGCATCTTCTTCTTGAGATAATCGGCGAACTTTTCAATAGGTACTGTTTCTTGAGACCGCGATCCCATGTCGCGCACGATGACTGTTCCGTCAACCGACTCCTTCTGTCCGATAATGATGACAAAAGGAATAGCGAGTTTCTCTGCTGTGCTCAGCTGGAGAGAGAGTTTGTCCTTTGAGAGCGCGTGGGCGATTGGTATGTGGGCCTTCCGCAGCAGTTCGATGACTTCCAAGCTTTTCAGTTTTGCCTCGGCGCCGAGCTGAATGAAGTATACCTTTGGCTTTTTAATAATGCGGGGAGAGTGAGGCGAGAATTCAGGAGATTCGATGACGCGGTCGACGCCAATCGTGGCGCCCACAGCAGGGACATCGCGCTTTGCGTTAAATCGTTTCGCAAGATCGTCATATCGTCCGCCACCAGCGAGGGCAAGGCGAGGAGGAACCGCCACTTCTTTTGCGGGAGGAGTGTCTTCAGGGGGCGTCTCTGTCTTTGCCTCGGGATCCGCCTCTGTGCTTTCATCTGTTTTCTCAGCATCCTTCTTTGGCTCTTGAACGGGAGCGACGGGTGCGCCGCCATCAGTGACAATCTCAAAGACAGTACGCGTGTAATAGTCGAGACCGCGGACTAATGTGTGGTCAATGTGGTAGGGGATTCCCATCGCGTCCAAGTATTCGAGTACGCCAGCAAAGTGACCCTTGCAGGCTTCGCAAAGGTGCGCCACCGCCTCGGGTGCTTCGGCGTTAATCTCGCGTGTCTCCTCCTCTTTTGAGTCGAGAATGCGAAGGGGGTTTGTCTTGAGCCGTTCTTTGTCAATTGGACTCAATTTCTGAATGTGTCGTCGATAATAGGTGGTTAGTTCACGCACATAGACAGTACGGCACGAACGGCATCCAATACTGTTGATCAAGACCGAGAGATGCTTCAACCCTGACTCGACGAGCATCTTGTGCATGAGCCCAATCGTCATTGCGTCTGCAATATTGTGAGAGGTGCCGAGAATCTCGATCCCAAACTGGTAAAACTGCCGATAACGCCCTCCCTGCGGTCGGTCGTGCCGGAAAAACGGCCCGTAGTAGTAGAGCATGACGGGTTGAGGCAGTGTGTGCATGCCGTGTTCCAGATAGGCGCGCATTACTGGCGCTGTTCCTTCAGGGCGCATAACCAAGGCGTCGCCCCCTCTGGTCTTGAGTGAATACATCTCTTTCTCAACAATATCGGTGTGTTCTCCAACCCCTGCAGTGAACACTTCCTCGCGTTCCAGTATCGGTGTTTCTATCGGTCTGAAGCCATAGTACACTGCAATTTCTGCAGCTTTTTCAAAAAAGCCCTGGTAATGATAGAACGTATCGTTCTTAATATCACGCATACCGCGTGGGTGTGCGAAGTTTCCCTCCTTTTTCTTTTTTGCCGAGGGAGTTTCGGCGGACTTCTTCATCTTTTTAGTTGTCGGTTTTTTGTTGGGCATAGTTAGGGTGTTATTTCTTCGAAACTATGTCTTCCTGGATGGAGCGCCATGTCATTGAGCGGGAAGAGGGCAAAAAATGCTTCACCGATTATGTTTTCCTGCGGAAGTGGACCCCAGATGCGTGAGTCCAAACTTTCGGGTCGGTTGTCTCCCATCACGAAGTACTCCGTGTCTTTGAGGGTTTTTATTCGGATGTCCATGAAGTTGTCTGGAACGACATAGGGCTCAGCAAGGGTGAAAGGCTCTGTTCCGGGTTTGGTAATGGTTACCTCACCTTGCGTGATTTTGACAGTTTCTCCTGGCAGTCCGATGACACGCTTAATCAAAAACTTTGAAGGATCTTGCGGGAGGCGAAAGATGATGACGTCGCCACGCTCAGGTTCATCAAAGCGATACGTGAACTGGTCAACAATGAGATACGTGCCGCTTTTAAATGTTTCCTCCATTGAGGCACCGCTTACAATGTAGGGTTGTGCGATGTAAATGCGAAAGGGGATAACAATGAGGAGGGCAATGACGGCAAACTTTACTGTTTCAAAGAGAAATGTAAAAAGACTAAATTGTTCTTTAGATGTTTTTTCTTCCGCCTGTGCTTCTTTTTCCTCAACCATTGGGGCATTATACTATGATAGTAACAAAAAACAAAAACATACAATCTATACAACACGGATGATACTCGATAGTATATAGATATGTTTTACATCGTCGGTCTGGGAAATCCGGGAACAGAGTATGAGAAAACTCGGCACAATATTGGCCGCGCTGTTGTGGAGCGCGTGCGTGAGCACAATGACTTTCCTGAATGGAAGCACGACAAAAAGGCCGGAGCGCTCGTTTCAAAAGGCGTGCTAGGTACTGATGCTGTTACTTTAGTTTTACCCGAGACGTATATGAACAAGTCAGGGAGTGCCGTTTCCTACTTTGTTAAGAGCAAGAAAGCTGCAGAAAAGGCGGTTGTCGTCCATGATGATCTCGATTTGCCTATCGGCACCCTCAAACTTGTCTTCAACCGCGGCTCCGCGGGCCACAAAGGCGTCGAATCGGTCAAGCGTGCGCTCGGGACGGAAGCGTTTGTTCGTCTTCGTATCGGGGTCTCTCCTCTCGGCAAGGATGGCAATGCTAAGAAACCAAAAGGGGAAGATGCCGTGAATACTTTTGTCTTAAAAACGTTTACTCCCGGCGAGCAGTCGAAAATCAAAGATGCCGTGATTCGGGGAGAGGGAGCGCTCCATGCGGTTCTCACACTTGGGCGCGAACGCGCGATGAATGAGTTTAATTGATTAATCAAACAAAAGCGGCCCGACTCAAGTCGGGCCGCTTTTGTTTATGCTTTTATTTTTTAGCTTCTTTTTGTGCTTCGGCGTATGAGAGTGTCATGCGCTGTGCCTTGGGATCGAAGAGTGTAATCTTCACCGGGTACGCTTTTCCTAGCTCGAGCGCTTCGCGGAGCTTTGCTTCATCTCCGAACTCCGAGATGTGGACCAAGCCGGCAACTCCTTCCTCAATAGAGATGAGGGCGCCGTGTTTGTTGTACTTAATTACAACACCGGTAACCATGCTTCCTGTTTTGTATTTCTTTTCTGCATCCACCCATGGGTTCTCCTTGAGTGCCTTAATGGAGAGCGAAATCTTGCCATCCTTAATCTCTATGACCTGTACCTTCACTTTCTCACCGACTTTGGCAAAGGTGCGTGGGTTCTCAACGAGTCCCCAGTCCATCTCCGAGATGTGGACCAACCCCTCGAGGCCGTCCTCGATTTTAACAAAGAGGCCGAAGTCGACGATGCCAGTAATCTCTCCCTCAAGAATGTCGCCAACTTTATATCGCTCTACTAATTCTGTTTTTTCCTTTTCCTCTAGTCCCTTTTCGCTAAAGATAAGTTTTCCCTCTTTGGGGTCAACAGAAAGAATGCAGACAGCAAGTGGTTTGCCCACAAACTTCTGGAGTTCGGAAAGGATTTCGTCTTTGTTGCCGTCGAGCACACGAGGATAGTGCTCTGCCTTGAGTTGAGAAGCGGGGAGGAATCCTTGTATGCCCTGCCATTCGAGAATAAGACCGCCCTTGTTTGCGTCTTTGACGCTGAGTTCAAAGACACTCTTGCCACGCATGGCGTCTTCTGCCTCGCTCCAGATGAGCGCTTGCCGAGCTTCTTTGAGTGACAGCTCTATATAACCGTCTTCGTTCTCTGCTTCAACTACTTTTGCCGTGATGATATCACCAATGTTTATTTTCTTGATGATCTCGCGCGCGTTTAGGAATTCCCTTCCGTAGATAATACCTGTGCCGAAGGGGACGAGATCAATATAAAGGGCGCCCTTCTCAAGGGTTAGTACACGTCCTTCGACGAGGTCACCGTCTTCTGGGTGCTTGGGTGCCGCCTCGAGAATAGAGGTCATCGGATGCATTGCTGCATTTACCTCTTTTACGGGTTGCTCCAGCTCGTCCGACATGGGTCGCGCTTTCTTTGTACGAGATACTGCCGCGGTCTTTTTGATTTTAGTAGTTGGCTCTACGGCAACTTCTTTAGATTCATCCGTCTCGGCCTCTCCTTTGCGAGACGGCTCAGCTTTCGCTTTTTTAAGTAAAAACATGTGTATGGTGCTTTGGGGCTCGCATGGTTTTCATACATTGCAACCGATCCTTTGAAAACCGACCATGTCGAGGTTACCCCCTCGGCGTTATTAATAATGTATAAGCAAGAAGTCTATATGAGTTAGTCAAATTTTGCAATCTCCCGCATTGCGGTCTCCCATACAAACAAACAGACCACCTAAAAGGCGGTCCGAACTTCTGGGAACTAAAACTTTATGAAAGAAAGAACGTGGGTGGAAGCGGCACCTGTTGCCGCCCCCACCCCTTGTCTCTCGAGGTTCGTGGGAGAACCTCAAGAGCGGGTACGCGGGTGTGCCCACGACGGAGAAGGCCGTCCACACCCTTGCCCCTTCAGCCCCGTCCGTGGCCGAACCACGCGACGGGACTGTTGTTGAAGGGAGAAGTCATTGCCCTAACCTTGAGCTGCTGCGTCGCGGCGTACGCAACTGACTTCCGACACATGGCCGCGCTGAGGCTGGCGTGCGGTGGTTACTCGTCGTGCGGCTCGCCGGCGATGGCGAGTGTCGCGTCGGCGGCGAAGCCGGCGGCGGTCGTAAGGATCGTTTCGGTCGCAGTCGTCGTCGGATCGTGCTTGTTCACGGCGTGTCTCCTCGGCGGGTGGCGTGCGGTCGGTCGATCGTCTAGCGTCTATACATTATACACCCTACAGTTTTTTTGTCAAGACCCCCTCAAAAGGGCCCAAGAAATGAAGCTATTTTGAACCTCTTGGAGTTTTTGCTAGAATTGTAAGCATGATCATTACCTACTACGGTCTACAATTCTTCAAACTTCAAGTGGGCGACCTTGTTATTGCCGTGAACCCGATTGCGAAGGGATCAAAAGAGAAGACCGCGCGCTTTGGAGCAAATATTGCGCTTATCACTACCAACCATCCCGATATGAACGGGGCGGAGCAAGTAACCCATGGCGACAAGAAGCCGTTTGTTGCGAATGGCCCAGGTGAATATGAAGTTGAGGGGGTTCCAATACGTGGGTTTCTTACCAAAACAAAATACGGTTCGGCAGCCTCACCACAGGGAGGCAAGGGAGAGCGCCCCAACACCATCTATTTCTTTTCCATAGATTCGCTCGATGTATGTTTCTTGGGAGCATTAGATGATGCGACGATTCCTCCCGATGTATATGAAAAGATCTATAACGTCGATATTCTCTTTGTTCCTGTGGGGGGAGGGGAAGTCTTGACCCCTTCTGCCGCCTATAAATTGGCACTTTCGTTTGAACCGAAACTCATCATCCCTATGCATTATGGAGAGGCGTCTTCGAAGGAGCTCAAAACATTTCTCGATGAAGCAGGAGCAGAGAATGCGCGTCCTGAAGAGAAGCTTACGCTGAAGAAAAAAGACGTTGAAAGTAAAACAGGAGAGGTCGTAGTCTTGAAGCCCCTTACTTCCTAGTAAACATGTTTGCACTCCTTGAGAGTCTTAAGAAAAAACCCATCACGGTGCGTTTGCGCATTGCCTTTGGGGGAGCGCTCTTAATTACGCTTATCCTCGCGATTGTGTGGGGATTTGGTTTGACAAGACAGCTTGCGGAGGTCGGAAGTGTTACAAGTGCGTCAGACGAAGAGGTGGGGACCATGAGCCCCTTCGAGATGATTAAAAGCGAGTTTGAGGATGTCCTCGAGCGATACTGAAGCGGCCAAGGAATGGGAGCCCACACTCCTTGAGTAGAGAGGTGTTTTTTGGTAGTATAGAAGCAACAGCAAGGACGTTTTGCTATGGCAAATGAAAAGGAAAACATAAAGGAAAGCGCTGAAGAGCGCATTGTCCCTCGCAAGATTGTTACCGAGATGCGCGAGTCATATCTCGACTACGCGATGTCGGTCATTACCTCCCGCGCACTTCCAGACGTGCGCGATGGCATGAAGCCGGTCCACCGGCGTATTTTGTATGCCATGCATGACATGGGGCTCTCGTCCGGCGGAAGGTTCCGCAAGTCTGCCGCCATCGTCGGTGAGGTGCTTGGTAAGTACCACCCACACGGCGACACGGCCGTGTATGACTCTCTGGTCAAAATGGCGCAGACGTTTTCTTCGCGCTACCCCCTTGTCCTGGGCCAGGGAAACTTCGGCTCTGTCGACGGAGACTCGGCAGCCGCTATGCGTTATACCGAGGCAAAGCTCTCGAGAAGTTCGAGCGAAATGCTTCGTGATATTGAGAAAGAGACAGTACCCTTTCGTCCCAACTATGATGGCACACACAAAGAACCGGAAGTATTGCCTGCAGCGCTACCAAACGTCCTCTTGAACGGCGCTTTGGGTATTGCCGTCGGTATGGCAACCAACATGCCTCCGCATAACCTGCGCGAAGTGGTCAACGCCACCATACACTTGATTGGCGACAAAGACGCGACAACGGAGGACTTGCTCCAGCACGTCCAAGGTCCCGATTTTCCAACAGGGGGCCTCGTTTTCAACGCCAAAGACATTGCTCACGCTTATGCGACTGGTCGCGGAGGTGTAGTGACGCGCGGAGAGGCAGAAATTGTCGAGGGCAAAAGCGGCGGTTTCCAGGTTATCATTACCTCGCTCCCGTATCGCGTGAACAAAGCAGAGTTTGTTGCGCGCATTGCCGAGCTTGTCCGCGAGAAGAAACTCGAAGGCGTTAAGGCGCTCCGCGACGAATCCTCACGAGGAGAGACGCGTGTTGCGGTGGATGTGAAGCAGGGTGCCCAGCCGCAATCTATTTTAAATTACCTCTACAAACACACTGACCTAGAGACGATGTTCCACTACAACATGCTTGCGCTGGTGGACGGCGTTCCGCGCACGCTTTCTTTGAAGAGCATTCTCCAGGAGTTCATCAAACACCGTGAAGTTGTTGTTCGCAAAAGGACCGAGTTTGACCTTGCGAAGGCAGAGGAGCGCGCACACATTTTGGAAGGGCTCAAAAAGGCGCTCGACAACATCGACAAGATAATCACCCTCATCAAGAAGTCCAAGGATACGAAGGATGCACACGACAATTTGCAAAAACAGTTCAAGTTTTCTGACCGACAAGCCACGGCCATCCTTGAGATGCGGCTGTCAAAGCTCGCCGGTCTCGAGCGTAGGGCGGTTGAGGACGAACTCAAAGAAAAACTCGAGCTCATTAAGGAATTGAAGTCGATTTTGGGAAGTCAGGCAAAGATCCGCGACATCATCAAAAAGGAGCTTAAAGAAGTATGCGACAAATACGGTGATGAACGAAGAACCAAGGTAGTAAGGGGCGGGGTGAAGATGCTCTCCGCAGAAGATCTTGTCCCCGAAGAGGAGACGGTCTTGGTGCTTTCGCAAGGAGGCTATCTTAAGCGGACAAACCCGAAAGAATACCGTCGCCAAAAGCGAGGAGGTGTTGGCGTGATGGACCTCTCTACCAAAGAGGAGGACTTTATTTCGATTTTCCTTACGGCCTCCACCCACGCAAGCGTGCTCTTCTTCACCAACCGCGGCAAAGCGTATCAAACAAAGATGTACGAGATCCCTGAAGGAAAGCGCGCAACTAAGGGCAAGTCCATCATGAACTTCTTGCCGCTCTCGGAGGGGGAGTTTGTTACCTCCGTTCTCCCGGTACCAAAGGAAGCGCGACAAATGAAAGACCTTTCGCTCACGATGGTGACCACAGGCGGGACCGTTAAGAAGGTGAGCGCGGATTCCTTCCTCGATGTCCGTCGGAGCGGCATCATCGCCATAAAGCTCAAGGGCGCTGATACACTTTTCTCCTCATTCTTTGTCGGGAAAGATGATGATATCATTATAGTAACAGCGAAGGGGCAGTCGATTCGCTTCAAATCTTCGCAAACGCGCGAGATGGGGCGCGCAGCGTCCGGCGTCCGGGCAGTCCGGTTCAAGAAGAACGATTCTGTTGTTGGTGCAAATGCCGTAAAGAAGAGCGAGAAAGACCCAATGCTCCTCGTCATGAGTTCTAAGGGCTATGGCAAGAGAACAGCACTCGCTGAGTACAAAGTTCAAGGACGCGGTGGTTCTGGTATTAAGACCGCAAACGTTACTCCTAAAACCGGTTCTGTCATCGGTGCTCGAGTAGTCACAGAAGACCTCGAAGAAATAATAGCCATTTCCAAGAACGGTACAGTGATCCGCACATCGCTCGCCGAGATACCAAAGCTTGGTCGCGCGACTCAAGGGGTCCGCGTGATGAAACTCCGTGAGGGAGATGAGGTTGCGACGTTTATTACACTGTAGACATATCGCCGCGCACATATGCCTTTCTCCAACCCGCAAACAATCATAGAATCGTGTCACTTTGGAATGGGATGGCATGTGGCGGAGTTTGGTGTTGGAAGTGGCGCCTATACACGCGCTATTCTCAAGGTTATAGGGAAAGAGGGCTTTGTGTACGCCGTCGATATCCAAAAGAATCTCTTGAATCGCGTACTTCGCGAAGCGAATGACGCAGGGTATTCCAACATCTCGATTGTGCACGGAGACCTGGAGCAATCGAGCGGCTCTAAGCTTGGCACCGAAAGCATGGACGCTGTCGTCATTGCAAACTTACTCTTCCAAACAAAGAACAAAAATGGAGTTGTGGCAGAGGCGAGGCGCGTTTTGAAGCCCAAGGGGAAAGTGCTTGTTGTCGACTGGTCTGCCTCTTTTGCTGGCATTGGGCCACGTGAGGAAGACGTCATTTCCGGCGCTGAAACGGAAAAGCTCTTTACCGCCGCTGGATTTGTAGCAGAGAAGACGGTTAACGCGGGGGAGCATCACTATGGTATCCTGTTTAAGAAGGGATAGCCTCTCATTCGCATGCAGTTTAATGCATTTCAATACACACTACTCGGCATCTTCGGCGCTTTTTTGATTTTGGGCATTGTCATTTTCTCGGGACTTATTCCGCTTGGAAGTGATGCACCACAAGGCGTTGGCGGTACAGTCGTCGTATGGGGGACTGTCTCCGCGGCTCGTTTGAGTGAACCGCTTGTTGCCCTAAACAACAAAAACAAAGGTTTGTTCGAGGTGCAGTATGTCGAAAAGGACTCGCGCTTCTTCGACCTAGAACTCATCGAAGCCCTTGCGGCAGATCGGGGACCTGACCTCATTTTGCTCCCACACGATTTGACCCTTCGACACCGAGACAAAATACTTCCGATTCCCTACGAAACGTTTTCGGAGCGCAGTTTTCGTGACGCATATGTAGACGCCGGTGATCTCTACTTTTCGAGCGATGGAATATTGGCGCTTCCCTTCACCATTGATCCCTTGGTCATGTACTACAACCGCTCGCTTTTGTCGGGGGCGGGTGTCGTTAAGGCTCCCGCGTATTGGGATGAGTTCTTTATCCTCGGGGAGGAACTGACAAAGAAGGATGCTGCAGGCAACATCGAAACAAGCGCGGTCTCCTTGGGGGAGTATCGGAACATCAGGAACACGAAAGACATCCTCTCACTCCTCATGATCCAAAGCGGGAACCCCATTGTTGAAGACGAAAACGGTGTGTACCGCGTTTTACTCTCGGAGCGTCTCGGCTTGGTTGTGCCTCCGGCCGAGAGTGCACTTCGTTTCTTCACCGAGTTTTCCAACCCGACAAAGCCCATGTACTCGTGGAATCGCTCACTCTCGGAAGCGCAAGATCTCTTTGCGGCGAATGATTTGGTAATATATTTTGGGTATGCGAGCGAGAGAGCGCAGATTGAGGCAAAGAGTCCCCGGCTCAATTTTGACGTCGCCCCAATACCACAAGTGAGGAATGTGGCCACCATTGCGACATCGGGCAAGATGACGGGGATTGCGGTTCTCAAGCGTTCGAAAAATATAACAACCGCATTTTATGCGGCGTACGCGCTTGCGGGAAGCGAATTCCTGCAAGCGGTCTTGGCACGTGACACGCTTCCGCCCGTACGTCGCGATCTCTTAGTTCACAAGCCGACAGACTCTTTTGGACGTGTCTTTTATGACGCCGCGCTCATTGTGCGCTTGTGGCCCGACCCAAATCCGGAAGCGACAGGGCGTATTTTCCAAGACATGATTGAGACGGTTGTCTCGGGAAGGCGTACCGTGGCTGAAGCAGTCGGTCGGGCGGCAATAGAACTCACGGAACTCTATCCTTCTAATCCGTAACACTTCGTACTCGGTACCTCTTTATGACTTTCTCAAAATTTTTCTTTCTCATACTTATCGTAGCGCTTATCGTGCCTTTTGCCGTGTTTGGACAAGGCGTTACCCAAGAGAGGGGAATCGTGCCATGTGAAGGCACAGTAGAGAGCCCGTGCAATTTTGATGCTTTCGTCCTATTGATACAGCAGGTGATCGATTTTCTTCTCACGAGTATTGCTATGCCCGTTGCGGCACTTTCGTTTGCGTATGCGGGGTATCTGTATCTCACCGCCGCTGGTAATGAGGGTCAGGCGAAAAAAGCTATCGGGATTTTTACCACAGTGGCGTACGGGATCATCTTTGCTCTCGCGGCATGGCTCTTGATCAACCTCATTGTCAACACACTACTTAGACCCGGCCTCTCGCTCCTGGGCTAAATCGGGACCTTTGATGGATCACCCGATCGCGCCGCAGGCGGGGCCCAAGAGGAAACCCCGTGTTTGTTTATCCACAATCATTCTATCCCCGCGCTCATTTGGGCGATATAATACACCTATGAGTAGACTCTCTCTAATTGTGTGGAGGTTGGCCGCCCTCGCTTTATGTTTGCCGTATATTGCGGAGGCGCAAACGCGACGACTCCAAAATCCGCTCCAGAGTGATATCAATACCCTCCCGAAACTCGTGGAAGCGATTCTTGAAGTGGTGGTTTTGATTGGTACTCCTGTTGCGGCACTCTTCATCATCTACTCTGGCTTCCTCTTTGTTACGGCGCGCGGAGATGAGACAAGGCTAAAGACAGCCAAAAAAGCTTTTTACTACTCAGTCATCGGTACTGCACTCCTCCTCGGTGCGTGGGCGCTTGCACAGGCAATTGGCGCCACGATTGAGCAAGTAGTTCGTCCCCGTTAACATCCTCAAGCATAGGTGATTATGAACTACAAACTTTTTCTTCTTCTCGCGTTCGTGGCGCCTCTCTTTCTAAGCGCCCAGGGGAGAATCGGGCAAGAGCCGCAAAACGTGGGGGAACTCATCTCTCTGTTCCTCCAGATTCTTGGCCTACTCATCCCCCTAATTGTCACTATCGCACTCATTGCGTTCCTCTGGGGTGTCTTTCGTTATGTCATTGCGAAGGGCCCTGAAGACAAAAAAGAAGCGATCAATGTAATTGCGTGGGGTCTTATTGGTCTTTTTGTCATGGTGTCAGTCTGGGGGCTTGTTTCTGTGCTATCAAATACGTTTGGCGTACGCGGGGGTTTCCCGTTCTTTCCCACACGCGGAACTTCTGTCGGAAATACAGTGAACACAAACAACTACACAAATACGTATGAACCCAATATTGATGAGATACCAAATCCGCCCTATGTGCCGCCACCGCAGCAAATTGACTCGCAAAGTCCGTAACCCCCTGCGTCCAACCCACGTCCCTCCAGGCAGGGGTGTGAATAAACCCCATAGCAATCAAGCGCCGCTTACATTACAATGTAGATAAAGTCAAAGCATTGCAAAACTACCAAGGTCGTACCTCATTATAAGTTTTAAAAACATTACTATATGAAAAAATTTCTTGTACCAGCGAGTCTTTTTGTCTTCCCACTTGTCGCAGCCGCGCAACAGACCGTTACGAGCATTCTTGCGCGCGTGATGGCAATCTTGAACCTCATTATCCCGATTGTTATTACCTTTGCGCTCATCACGTTCCTCTGGGGTGTCTTTAAGTACGTGACAGCAGGCGAGAGTGATGACAAGAAGAAAGCCATTGAACTCATTGCATATGGTTTGGTTGCCCTCTTTGTCATGGTTGCCGTTTGGGGATTGGTCGCGATCGTTGGCAACACGTTTGGTGTTCAGCCGGGGGGAGCAGCACCAGGAGTTCCCGGCATACCTGGGTATACAGGTGGTGGATTCTAGTAACTTTAGAGAATCAT
This portion of the Parcubacteria group bacterium genome encodes:
- a CDS encoding methyltransferase domain-containing protein, with the translated sequence MPFSNPQTIIESCHFGMGWHVAEFGVGSGAYTRAILKVIGKEGFVYAVDIQKNLLNRVLREANDAGYSNISIVHGDLEQSSGSKLGTESMDAVVIANLLFQTKNKNGVVAEARRVLKPKGKVLVVDWSASFAGIGPREEDVISGAETEKLFTAAGFVAEKTVNAGEHHYGILFKKG
- a CDS encoding extracellular solute-binding protein, which translates into the protein MQFNAFQYTLLGIFGAFLILGIVIFSGLIPLGSDAPQGVGGTVVVWGTVSAARLSEPLVALNNKNKGLFEVQYVEKDSRFFDLELIEALAADRGPDLILLPHDLTLRHRDKILPIPYETFSERSFRDAYVDAGDLYFSSDGILALPFTIDPLVMYYNRSLLSGAGVVKAPAYWDEFFILGEELTKKDAAGNIETSAVSLGEYRNIRNTKDILSLLMIQSGNPIVEDENGVYRVLLSERLGLVVPPAESALRFFTEFSNPTKPMYSWNRSLSEAQDLFAANDLVIYFGYASERAQIEAKSPRLNFDVAPIPQVRNVATIATSGKMTGIAVLKRSKNITTAFYAAYALAGSEFLQAVLARDTLPPVRRDLLVHKPTDSFGRVFYDAALIVRLWPDPNPEATGRIFQDMIETVVSGRRTVAEAVGRAAIELTELYPSNP
- the hisS gene encoding histidine--tRNA ligase, which encodes MPNKKPTTKKMKKSAETPSAKKKKEGNFAHPRGMRDIKNDTFYHYQGFFEKAAEIAVYYGFRPIETPILEREEVFTAGVGEHTDIVEKEMYSLKTRGGDALVMRPEGTAPVMRAYLEHGMHTLPQPVMLYYYGPFFRHDRPQGGRYRQFYQFGIEILGTSHNIADAMTIGLMHKMLVESGLKHLSVLINSIGCRSCRTVYVRELTTYYRRHIQKLSPIDKERLKTNPLRILDSKEEETREINAEAPEAVAHLCEACKGHFAGVLEYLDAMGIPYHIDHTLVRGLDYYTRTVFEIVTDGGAPVAPVQEPKKDAEKTDESTEADPEAKTETPPEDTPPAKEVAVPPRLALAGGGRYDDLAKRFNAKRDVPAVGATIGVDRVIESPEFSPHSPRIIKKPKVYFIQLGAEAKLKSLEVIELLRKAHIPIAHALSKDKLSLQLSTAEKLAIPFVIIIGQKESVDGTVIVRDMGSRSQETVPIEKFADYLKKKMRE
- a CDS encoding S1 RNA-binding domain-containing protein, translating into MFLLKKAKAEPSRKGEAETDESKEVAVEPTTKIKKTAAVSRTKKARPMSDELEQPVKEVNAAMHPMTSILEAAPKHPEDGDLVEGRVLTLEKGALYIDLVPFGTGIIYGREFLNAREIIKKINIGDIITAKVVEAENEDGYIELSLKEARQALIWSEAEDAMRGKSVFELSVKDANKGGLILEWQGIQGFLPASQLKAEHYPRVLDGNKDEILSELQKFVGKPLAVCILSVDPKEGKLIFSEKGLEEKEKTELVERYKVGDILEGEITGIVDFGLFVKIEDGLEGLVHISEMDWGLVENPRTFAKVGEKVKVQVIEIKDGKISLSIKALKENPWVDAEKKYKTGSMVTGVVIKYNKHGALISIEEGVAGLVHISEFGDEAKLREALELGKAYPVKITLFDPKAQRMTLSYAEAQKEAKK
- the lepB gene encoding signal peptidase I, with amino-acid sequence MVEEKEAQAEEKTSKEQFSLFTFLFETVKFAVIALLIVIPFRIYIAQPYIVSGASMEETFKSGTYLIVDQFTYRFDEPERGDVIIFRLPQDPSKFLIKRVIGLPGETVKITQGEVTITKPGTEPFTLAEPYVVPDNFMDIRIKTLKDTEYFVMGDNRPESLDSRIWGPLPQENIIGEAFFALFPLNDMALHPGRHSFEEITP
- a CDS encoding aminoacyl-tRNA hydrolase, whose product is MFYIVGLGNPGTEYEKTRHNIGRAVVERVREHNDFPEWKHDKKAGALVSKGVLGTDAVTLVLPETYMNKSGSAVSYFVKSKKAAEKAVVVHDDLDLPIGTLKLVFNRGSAGHKGVESVKRALGTEAFVRLRIGVSPLGKDGNAKKPKGEDAVNTFVLKTFTPGEQSKIKDAVIRGEGALHAVLTLGRERAMNEFN
- a CDS encoding MBL fold metallo-hydrolase, with amino-acid sequence MIITYYGLQFFKLQVGDLVIAVNPIAKGSKEKTARFGANIALITTNHPDMNGAEQVTHGDKKPFVANGPGEYEVEGVPIRGFLTKTKYGSAASPQGGKGERPNTIYFFSIDSLDVCFLGALDDATIPPDVYEKIYNVDILFVPVGGGEVLTPSAAYKLALSFEPKLIIPMHYGEASSKELKTFLDEAGAENARPEEKLTLKKKDVESKTGEVVVLKPLTS
- the gyrA gene encoding DNA gyrase subunit A; the protein is MANEKENIKESAEERIVPRKIVTEMRESYLDYAMSVITSRALPDVRDGMKPVHRRILYAMHDMGLSSGGRFRKSAAIVGEVLGKYHPHGDTAVYDSLVKMAQTFSSRYPLVLGQGNFGSVDGDSAAAMRYTEAKLSRSSSEMLRDIEKETVPFRPNYDGTHKEPEVLPAALPNVLLNGALGIAVGMATNMPPHNLREVVNATIHLIGDKDATTEDLLQHVQGPDFPTGGLVFNAKDIAHAYATGRGGVVTRGEAEIVEGKSGGFQVIITSLPYRVNKAEFVARIAELVREKKLEGVKALRDESSRGETRVAVDVKQGAQPQSILNYLYKHTDLETMFHYNMLALVDGVPRTLSLKSILQEFIKHREVVVRKRTEFDLAKAEERAHILEGLKKALDNIDKIITLIKKSKDTKDAHDNLQKQFKFSDRQATAILEMRLSKLAGLERRAVEDELKEKLELIKELKSILGSQAKIRDIIKKELKEVCDKYGDERRTKVVRGGVKMLSAEDLVPEEETVLVLSQGGYLKRTNPKEYRRQKRGGVGVMDLSTKEEDFISIFLTASTHASVLFFTNRGKAYQTKMYEIPEGKRATKGKSIMNFLPLSEGEFVTSVLPVPKEARQMKDLSLTMVTTGGTVKKVSADSFLDVRRSGIIAIKLKGADTLFSSFFVGKDDDIIIVTAKGQSIRFKSSQTREMGRAASGVRAVRFKKNDSVVGANAVKKSEKDPMLLVMSSKGYGKRTALAEYKVQGRGGSGIKTANVTPKTGSVIGARVVTEDLEEIIAISKNGTVIRTSLAEIPKLGRATQGVRVMKLREGDEVATFITL